The window TTGCTACGATGCCCCGGTTTCAGGGCGGATGGAGAGAGCGATGAAGATTGGACAGACCCCCGAATTGCCGGTTGCCGGCACACCGGCGCCCCCCAAAAAGGCGGGGCCGGAGCAACAGACTGCGCCCGCAAGCCTGGCCAAGGAAGGTGTGCGCGCGTCGACCGCTGGGGCGTCCGTCTCGGTTTCGAAGCTGGCACGGGCACTGGACCCGACCGACCGGGCTGTGGGCGGCGACTTCGACAGCAAGAAGGTCGAGGCCATCCGTTCGGCCATCGAGGACGGCAGCTACAAGGTGAATCCCGAAGCCATTGCCGACAAACTCTTGTCCAACGCCAGCGAAATGCTCAACGTGACGCGCGGTTATTGACCGTTTCAGATTTTTCCGGAGTCTCCCCATGGCCCAGCCGATCCAGTTCGATTCCAGCCTGACCGAAGTCGAGCAACTGCTGGACCAGGTCTCGGCATCGTTGCTGGCCGGCGACGCGCGCGCGCTGGAAGCCCATAGCCAATCGCTGCGTGATGCAATGCTGGCGCTCTCCAGCATGGCCGCTTCGCAAAAGGCCGTGTTGTTCGCCAACCCCACCATGCAACACCGTGTGGCCGCGGTATCGACGCGGCTGGCGCAGCAGCGCGAAGGCTTGGCCCGCCGCGCCGTGGTGGTGAACCGCGCGCTGGCCACTGTTCTGCCGCAGTCCGACGCCGCCACGTATGCGGGCCGTGGCGCACCGGCTTACCGCAACAGTGCGGCGCGCATCTACGCCAACGCGGCGACCTGAAACGCTCATTTCCATGAAAAATGGCCCTCTTGCGGGGCCATTTTTCATGGGGTCGACACATGGGCGGCAAGCCGCGTGTTCTCAGTGGCTCCGCATCTTCGCCCGCAGCCGCGCGATCGACTGGCTGTGCAGCTGGCACACGCGCGACTCGGTCACGCCGAGCACAGCGGCGATTTCCTTGAGGTTCAGGTCGTTCTCGTAGTACATGCTCATGATGTGCTGCTCGCGCTCGGGCAGCGTCTTGATGGCGTCGACCAGGGCCTGGCGCAGTCGGTGGTCGCGCAGCATCTGCATCGGGTCGGCGCTGTCGTCGGCCACGTGGTGGTCGAGGAAGCCGGCCTCGTCGTCCGGGCCGCTGGACATGTCTTCCAGGTAGACGAGCTGGGTGCCGCGCACCTTGCCGAGCAGCTCCTGGTAGTCGGGCAGGGTCATCTCCAGCTCCACGGCGATTTCAGATTCGAGCGGGCTGCGACCGAGCTTCTGCTCGAGCTTGCGCACCGCGCGTTCGATGTCCTTCTGGCTCTTGCGCGAGCTGCGCGACATCCAGTCGCCCTCGCGGAGTTCATCGATCATCGCGCCGCGGATGCGCTGCGTGGCGAAGGTCTCGAACTGCACGCCCTGGCTCACCTCGTACCGCGTCAACGCCTCCGACAGGCCGATCATGCCGACCTGGATCAGGTCGTCGAGTTCGACGTTGGGCGGCAGCTTGGCGATCATGTGGTGCGCCAGGCGCCGCACCAGCGGCACATACTGGCGGATCATGTGTTCACGGTCCATCTGACCTTTGGCGGTGTACATCACTGGCTCCGGACGGGATGGACAACGGCGCCGGACCCGAAACCGGCAGGGGCGAAGCTGCTCGGCCAGCCGCCGCCAACCGTGGCGGCACTTTCCAGGAGGCGCAGCACCAGCCGAGGCGTGTCTTCGCAGGGGAGGTCCTGCTGAGGGAATGACCGGATGCTGAGCACTTCCGTGTCGCAGCCGAGGTAGGTGGCCGCACACTGCCGCAGCGAGCGCGCGGCCACCGTGGCGCGGTTTTCCGCGGCCTTGAGCGGGCCGGTCACCAGCGACACGAGGATCGGCAGGCGTTGCGCCCGTTGCAGCAGTTGCTTCAACGTCTGGTAGCCGCCGACGATGGAGTTTCTCGATGGCGCGATGGCCAGCAACGGACGTACGCCCGTGCCGGACAGCAGCGACATCAATGCGTCGGCGCGCGCATACAGCAGCACGATGTTGAAATCCTTGAACAGTGGTCCCAAATTTCCAAGATTTCCCAAGGGCGGAAGGCCCATGTCGTCCTCCATGTCTCGAGAGGCCAGCCGGGCCAGCCCCAGCCTGGATGGCACGATCTGCCAGTTGGCGTCCTCGTGCGGGTGGTCCAGCCAGTGTGCATGGTCCAGCAATTGTTGCAGACCCGGATTGTGCTCCGATTCTGCGGTCGTGCCATCCAGCACGGCCACGCTGTGGCCCAGCCCCTCGAGCGAGGTGCAGATCTGCCAGAGCAGGGGCTGCTCGGTGCGCGACTCGCCGCGGCTGACCATGGCGATCACGCGCGTGCCATGGCTTGGCGCCTGTGGCAGCCAGTGGCGCAGGCCTTCGCTCTGATCGAGCACCGCCGCGTCCGTCGCACGGGCCGCCGCGTCAAGCATGGGCACGTTCCTTGTATTCGATGGGCTCGGAGGGCGAGAAGAAGAAGCTCAGATCGGCCGCCTTCGGGTCGAACGCCGACTTCGAACTCGATCGCATCGAGGTGCCGATCAGCTTCTTGGGGTCGGCGGCCTCCCAGTCCTCGGGCACGCGCTGGCCGTTGCAGACGCCGCGCAGCACCAGCTGGTGGCGGATGATGGCGTCCAGCGACGGGCCGAGTTTCACGGCTTCGTCCACCTTGGACAGGATGGCCTGCTGCACGCCGCTGGTCTTGAACGAGGTCAGCACATCGTCCAGCGTGTCGCCGTGGCCGCCGGCGTTGAGCACCAGCATCCGGTTGACCTTGGGCAGGTCGAGCACATCGAGCATGTCGCGCTTGCGCGGGTCGCGCGGGGCGATGCCGGTGGTGTCGATCAGCACCATCTTCTTGTTGCCCAGCAGGCCCAGCAGGTCCTGCAGCGCGGCGCGGTCGTGCGCCAGATGCGCCACCACACCGAGCATGCGGCCATAGGCGCGCAGCTGCTCGTGGGCCGCGACGCGGTAGGTGTCGAGCGTGATCAGGCCGACGCTGTTGGCGCCGTGTACGCGTACGCAATGCGCGGCGAGCTTGGCCGCAGTGGTGGTCTTGCCCACGCCGGTGGCCCCCACCAGCGCGTAGATGCCGCCCTGGTCGAACAGCGACGGCGCGCGCACGTCGGTCTTGAGGTTGCGTTCGAGCACGTCCATGAGCCAACGCACGGCTTCGGCCGCACCGAGTTCCTCGGGCAGGCGTTCCAGCACGGCGCGGGCCAGGGCCGGCGAATAACCGGCGCGGATCAGCTTGAGCATCAGGTTCGACTGGATCGGGTCCTGCTTGGCCTGGCCCAGCCAGGCCATGGTGCTGAAGCGCTCCTCGATCATTTCCTTCATCGCCTGCAGTTCGTCGACGATGCCCTTGTTCGCGGCCTGCGCGGCGGCCGGTGCCGACGGAGCGGCGCGGGGGCGGGCGGCGGGCGCGGCGAACGGCGCGGCATGGCTGGCACGAGGGGCCGGCACGGGGGCGGGCGCCGGGGCGGGCCGGGCTTCGAACAGCGGTGCGCCGCTCTGGGTCTCGTCCATCTGGCCGTTGGTGGCCTCGTGGCGGCGGCGCAGCATGCGTTCGCGTACATAGTCCTGGAACGACAGCGTGCTCATCGCGAGCTGGGTCGTGTCTTCTTCGACCGGATCGGCTTCGACCGGCACGGCCTTGGCCACAGGGCGGGCCGGCGTGCGGATTTCCGCGCGGGGCAGGGCCGGTGGCTGTGGCCGGGCCTGCGGCTTCGGCTGCGCCGAGGCCAGCATCGCCTCGTGCGAGGTGTCGAGCGCGGACAGGCTGTCCTCCGCGGTGGCCACCACCTCGACGCCGGTCGGCGTGGGGCGGTTCGACAGGATCAGCGTGCCTTCGCCGAATGCCATCCGGGCCTTGGCCAGGG of the Rhodoferax koreense genome contains:
- the flgM gene encoding flagellar biosynthesis anti-sigma factor FlgM, whose protein sequence is MKIGQTPELPVAGTPAPPKKAGPEQQTAPASLAKEGVRASTAGASVSVSKLARALDPTDRAVGGDFDSKKVEAIRSAIEDGSYKVNPEAIADKLLSNASEMLNVTRGY
- a CDS encoding RNA polymerase sigma factor FliA; this encodes MYTAKGQMDREHMIRQYVPLVRRLAHHMIAKLPPNVELDDLIQVGMIGLSEALTRYEVSQGVQFETFATQRIRGAMIDELREGDWMSRSSRKSQKDIERAVRKLEQKLGRSPLESEIAVELEMTLPDYQELLGKVRGTQLVYLEDMSSGPDDEAGFLDHHVADDSADPMQMLRDHRLRQALVDAIKTLPEREQHIMSMYYENDLNLKEIAAVLGVTESRVCQLHSQSIARLRAKMRSH
- the flhF gene encoding flagellar biosynthesis protein FlhF — encoded protein: MNIKRFHAATSREALAKARMAFGEGTLILSNRPTPTGVEVVATAEDSLSALDTSHEAMLASAQPKPQARPQPPALPRAEIRTPARPVAKAVPVEADPVEEDTTQLAMSTLSFQDYVRERMLRRRHEATNGQMDETQSGAPLFEARPAPAPAPVPAPRASHAAPFAAPAARPRAAPSAPAAAQAANKGIVDELQAMKEMIEERFSTMAWLGQAKQDPIQSNLMLKLIRAGYSPALARAVLERLPEELGAAEAVRWLMDVLERNLKTDVRAPSLFDQGGIYALVGATGVGKTTTAAKLAAHCVRVHGANSVGLITLDTYRVAAHEQLRAYGRMLGVVAHLAHDRAALQDLLGLLGNKKMVLIDTTGIAPRDPRKRDMLDVLDLPKVNRMLVLNAGGHGDTLDDVLTSFKTSGVQQAILSKVDEAVKLGPSLDAIIRHQLVLRGVCNGQRVPEDWEAADPKKLIGTSMRSSSKSAFDPKAADLSFFFSPSEPIEYKERAHA